Proteins co-encoded in one Callospermophilus lateralis isolate mCalLat2 chromosome 2, mCalLat2.hap1, whole genome shotgun sequence genomic window:
- the LOC143391084 gene encoding olfactory receptor 8G50-like: MAEGNYSVVTEFILAGLTDKPELQVPLFLLFLGVYVLTVVGNLGMITLIGLSSHLHTPMYYLLSSLSFIDLSQSTVIVPKMLVNFVMEKNIISYPECMTQFYFFIFFTIAECHMLSAMAYDRYVAICNPLLYNITMSNQVCLWLVFGVYSMSLIGSIALTTGMLRVLFCKDNIINHYFCDFFPLLELSCSSTFINVVVGMSSSAFNIIFPSLSILSSYIFIIASILHIRSTEGRAKAFSTCSSHVSAVALFFGSLAFMYLQPSSVSSMEQVKVSSVIYTIIVPMLNPLIYSLRNKDVKVALSKLLGNKSF, encoded by the coding sequence ATGGCAGAAGGAAATTATTCTGTAGTAACTGAGTTCATCCTTGCTGGATTAACAGACAAACCAGAACTCCAGgtgcccctcttcctcctctttctagGAGTCTATGTGCTCACAGTGGTGGGGAACCTGGGCATGATCACACTGATTGGACTCAGCTCTCACCTGCACACCCCTATGTACTATCTCCTCAGCAGTCTCTCCTTCATTGATCTCTCTCAATCGACTGTGATTGTCCCCAAAATGCTGGTAAATtttgtgatggagaaaaacatcATCTCCTACCCTGAATGCATGACTcaattctacttttttattttttttacaattgCAGAGTGTCACATGTTGTCTGCAATGGCATATGACCGATATGTTGCCATCTGTAACCCCTTGCTTTACAATATTACCATGTCTAATCAAGTCTGTTTATGGTTGGTATTTGGGGTATATAGCATGAGCTTGATTGGTTCCATAGCTCTCACAACAGGCATGCTAAGAGTGCTTTTCTGTAAGGATAATATAATAAACCAttacttttgtgatttttttcctctactaGAGCTCTCTTGCTCCAGTACATTTATAAATGTGGTAGTAGGTATGTCCTCAAGTGCATTTAATATCATTTTCCCCAGCCTGTCCATCCTTAGCTCCTACATCTTCATCATAGCCAGCATCCTGCACATTCGCTCCACTGAGGGCAGAGCCAAAGCCTTCAGCACCTGCAGCTCCCATGTCTCAGCTGTCGCTCTCTTCTTTGGTTCTCTAGCATTCATGTACCTGCAGCCATCATCAGTCAGCTCCATGGAGCAAGTGAAAGTGTCCTCTGTGATTTACACTATTATTGTTCCCATGCTAAACCCTCTGATTTACAGCCTGAGGAATAAGGATGTCAAAGTGGCCCTAAGTAAACTCCTTGGAAATAAAAGTTTCTGA